A single window of Eucalyptus grandis isolate ANBG69807.140 chromosome 1, ASM1654582v1, whole genome shotgun sequence DNA harbors:
- the LOC104434740 gene encoding LOW QUALITY PROTEIN: vacuolar protein-sorting-associated protein 11 homolog (The sequence of the model RefSeq protein was modified relative to this genomic sequence to represent the inferred CDS: inserted 1 base in 1 codon): protein MYQWRKFEFFEEKLGGKCAIPEEVEGEITCSSSGRGKLVIGCDDGGVSLLDRGLKFNYGFRAHSSSVLFLQQLKQRNFLVTVGEDEQLSPQQSALCLKVYDLDRRQEEGSSTASPDCIGILRIFTNHFPEAKITSFLVFEEAPPILLIAIGLDNGCIYCIKGDIARERITRFKLQVDNALDRSQSSITGLEFRVDGPVLQLFAVTPASVTLFNLHSQPPARQTXDHIGCNVNSITMSDRLELIIGRPEAVYFYEIDGRGPCWAFEGEKKFLGWFRGYLLCVIADQRSGRNTFNIYDLKNRLIAHSLVLKEVSQMLCEWGNIVLILNDKSALCIGEKDMESKLDMLFKKNLYTVAINLVQSQQADAAATAEVLRKYGDHLYSKQDYDEAMAQYINTIGHLEPSYVIQKFLDAQRIYNLTNYLEKLHEKGLASKDHTTLLLNCYTKLKDVEKLNVFIKSDGEHKFDVETAIRVCRAANYHEHAMYVAKKAGRHEWYLKILLEDLGRYDEALQYISSLEPSQAGVTVKEYGKILIEHKPVETIEILMRLCTEDGESMRRGASNGVYLPMLPSPVDFLNIFIHHPQALMEFLEKYTDKVKDSPAQVEIHNTLLELYLSNDMNFPSISQADKDGEFDTRARPAAAGISKVVTNGKLVSNDKDISKECLERREKGLRLLKVAWPVDMEHPLYDVDLAIILCEMNGFTQGLLYIYEKMKLYKEVIACYMQAHDHEGLIACCKRLGDSGRGGDPTLWADLLKYFGELGEDCSKEVKEVLTYIERDDILPPIIVLQMLSKNPCLTLSVIKDYIARKLEQESKLIEEDRRAVEKYQEDTQTMRKEIEDLRTNARIFQLSKCTACTFTLDLPAVHFMCMHSFHQRCLGDNEKECPECAPEYRSVLEMKRSLEQNAKDQDLFFQQVKTSKDGFSVIAEYFGKGIVSKTSNKQTGALR from the exons ATGTACCAGTGGAGGAAGTTCGAGTTCTTCGAGGAGAAGCTGGGAGGGAAATGCGCGATCCCGGAGGAGGTGGAAGGCGAGATCACGTGCAGCTCCAGCGGCCGCGGGAAGCTCGTGATCGGCTGCGACGACGGCGGGGTGAGCTTGCTCGATCGCGGCCTCAAGTTCAATTACGGCTTCCGGGCTCACTCCTCCTCCGTTCTCTTCCTACAGCAGCTCAAG CAACGCAATTTTCTGGTGACTGTCGGTGAAGACGAGCAATTATCTCCGCAGCAATCAGCTCTGTGCCTCAAGGTATATGACCTTGATAGGAGGCAGGAAGAGGGCTCCAGTACAGCCAGTCCTGATTGTATTGGAATTCTTCGAATATTCACAAACCACTTTCCTGAAGCGAAg ATTACATcatttttggtctttgaggaagCTCCTCCGATACTGCTCATAGCCATTGGCTTGGATAACGGTTGCATATACTGCATTAAAGGGGATATCGCGAGGGAGCGGATCACACGTTTCAAACTTCAGGTGGACAATGCTTTAGATAGAAGCCAGTCTTCTATAACTGGTCTGGAGTTCAGAGTTGATGGTCCAGTCCTTCAACTATTCGCAGTGACTCCGGCATCAGTGACCTTGTTCAACTTGCACAGTCAGCCTCCAGCCAGGCAAA CTGATCACATTGGCTGTAATGTCAACAGCATTACAATGAGTGACCGTTTG GAGCTGATAATTGGTCGACCTGAGGCTGTTTACTTTTACGAAATTGATGGACGTGGCCCTTGTTGGGCTTTCGAAGGAGAGAAGAAGTTCCTAGGCTGGTTTCGTGGCTATCTTTTGTGTGTTATAGCTGATCAAAGGAGTGGCAGAAATACTTTCAACATTTATGACCTCAAGAATCGTTTGATAGCCCACAGCCTAGTGCTTAAAGAGGTCTCTCAGATGCTTTGTGAATGGGGTAATATAGTTCTCATACTAAATGATAAATCTGCACTTTGTATTGGAGAGAAGGATATGGAAAGCAAATTAGATAtgcttttcaagaaaaacctaTATACTGTAGCCATTAACCTTGTGCAGAGTCAACAAGCTGATGCTGCTGCAACTGCAGAAGTTTTAAGGAAATATGGGGATCATCTATATTCTAAGCAGGATTATGATGAGGCTATGGCACAGTATATTAACACAATCGGTCACCTTGAACCTTCATATGTGATACAGAAGTTTCTGGATGCTCAAAGAATCTACAACCTAACAAATTACTTGGAAAAGTTGCATGAGAAGGGGCTTGCATCTAAAGATCACACGACGCTTCTGTTGAACTGTTACACCAAATTAAAAGATGTCGAAAAGTTGAATGTGTTCATTAAAAGTGATGGGGAGCACAAATTTGATGTGGAAACTGCTATAAGGGTCTGTCGAGCTGCCAATTACCATGAGCATGCCATGTATGTTGCTAAGAAGGCAGGGAGGCATGAATGGTATCTAAAGATTTTGCTTGAAGACCTCGGGAGGTATGATGAGGCATTGCAATACATCTCGAGTCTTGAGCCCAGTCAAGCTGGTGTAACGGTCAAAGAATATGGTAAAATTCTCATAGAGCACAAACCAGTGGAAACCATAGAGATACTCATGAGGCTTTGCACGGAAGATGGAGAATCTATGAGAAGAGGAGCCTCTAATGGTGTATATCTACCTATGCTACCTTCTCCTGTAGATTTTCTCAACATATTTATCCACCATCCCCAGGCCCTCATGGAATTCCTTGAGAAGTACACAGACAAGGTTAAAGATTCGCCGGCACAAGTAGAAATACACAATACCCTTCTAGAGTTATACCTGTCCAATGACATGAATTTCCCATCAATATCACAAGCTGACAAGGATGGGGAGTTTGATACTAGAGCAAGACCAGCAGCAGCTGGAATTTCAAAAGTCGTGACTAATGGGAAACTGGTGTCAAATGACAAAGATATTAGCAAGGAATGTTTAGAAAGACGTGAAAAGGGGCTTCGCTTGCTTAAGGTTGCATGGCCAGTTGACATGGAACATCCACTTTATGATGTTGACCTTGCCATAATTCTATGTGAAATGAATGGATTCACACAAGGGCTTCTCTACATCTATGAGAAGATGAAACTTTATAAGGAGGTAATTGCTTGCTATATGCAGGCCCATGACCATGAGGGTTTGATAGCATGCTGTAAAAGGCTAGGGGATTCGGGTAGGGGAGGGGATCCGACTCTTTGGGCAGACCTCCTGAAATATTTTGGTGAGCTTGGTGAAGATTGCTCCAAAGAAGTAAAGGAAGTCCTGACTTACATAGAGAGGGATGACATATTACCTCCTATAATTGTTCTTCAGATGCTTTCTAAAAATCCTTGCCTCACTCTCTCCGTTATCAAGGACTATATTGCAAGAAAGCTTGAGCAGGAATCTAAACTCATTGAAGAAGATCGACGAGCTGTTGAGAAATATCAG GAAGATACACAGACtatgagaaaagaaattgaggaTCTTAGAACAAATGCTAGAATTTTTCAGCTTAGCAAGTGCACAGCGTGCACATTTACGCTGGATCTCCCCGCTGTCCACTTTATGTGTATGCATTCATTCCATCAGCGTTGTcttggtgataatgaaaagGAATGCCCCGAGTGTGCACCCGAGTACCGGTCTGTACTGGAAATGAAGAGAAGTTTGGAGCAAAATGCCAAGGACCAAGATCTATTTTTCCAGCAGGTGAAGACATCAAAGGATGGGTTTTCCGTGATTGCCGAATACTTTGGAAAGGGGATAGTGAGCAAAACTAGCAACAAACAGACAGGTGCTCTTAGGTAG